A stretch of DNA from Dioscorea cayenensis subsp. rotundata cultivar TDr96_F1 chromosome 4, TDr96_F1_v2_PseudoChromosome.rev07_lg8_w22 25.fasta, whole genome shotgun sequence:
TCTCCACAGGGTCTTTAGTGGCTCATCTCCTCAGTATGTTCATGGAGAAAGCCTAGCACTGCCAGCCATGGATGTGTTATTGGATGATTTTAACAGAGATAGTTACACCGAGTACAGGTCGTCCGGTATCTCGTGCTCGCCGGAGTCTCTTGACATGTCATTGCTTGAATGTTTATCAATCCCAAGCTCAAGATTCTCTACCTCAACATCTGAGGCAAGTCCAGTTGGCCTTCAGATGACTCCTGAAGGGGATTTTTTTCACTTGAACCACTTTGGAACTCAGTTACAAACTCAGGATCAGAACCagaaccaccaccaccaccaccaccaccaccaccaacaacaacaacaacaacagaggGATCTTCTTGACCATAGTAGCTTGCTGGTGCAAGTGGCCGCAGCCAAGTCTGAGCAGCTGGAGCCTACATATCATGGCTTGCTAGGCCCCATATTCTCCGACCATGAACAGGTAAGAATATTACTATTCATTCCGATTCCTGAGTAGTGAGGGCTAGCTAGAAAAATGAGTCACAAAAGACAAGGCCTGAAGTTGAGTAACTCGAGCGTTGGACGTGCATGAGACTGCTTTAATATCATAATAACGTGAATTCAGattaaaataaagacaaaacaTGACTAATAATTATACGATTTGTATTGCAGGAACAAGACAGTGGACTTCACCTGGTAAACCTACTCTTGGCCTGCGCCGATGCAGTAGCCAAAGATGACTACATGTCAGCCAGAAGGTATCTTCACCACCTCAACCGCATTGTCTCGCCCATCGGCGACTCCATGCAGCGCGTGGCTTCGTGCTTTACTGACGCACTAGCAGCGAGGCTCGCAGCCACGCTCACCGCCGCCTCAGCCTCCTCCACTCGCTCCCCTTCCACCTCACCTAAAACACCACCCTTCCCTTCACACTCCCTTGACGTTCTCAAGATCTACCAAATACTCTACCAAGCCTGTCCCTACATCAAGTTCGCCCACTTCACCGCCAACCAAGCCATCTTCGAAGCCTTCGAAGCTGAAGAACGAGTGCACGTCATCGACCTTGACATACACCAAGGCTACCAATGGCCTGCCTTCCTGCAAGCCCTAGCTGCACGGCCTGGCGGCGCCCCATTCCTCCGCATCACCGGTGTCGGCCCTTCACTCGACCGTGTACGTGAAACCGGCCGCCATCTTGCCGAACTCGCCCACTCTCTCCGCGTCCCCTTCGAGTTCCACGCAGTTGGTGAACGTCTCGAGGACTTGCAACCCCACATGCTACACCGCCGAGTTGGCGAGGCGCTGGCCGTGAACTCCGTGTGCCGGCTTCACAGTGTGGCCGGCTCCAGCATCGGCGGTTTAGTCGGCATGCTTCGTGACCAGGCACCAAGTATTGTCACGTTAGTAGAAAAAGAAGCAAGCCACAATGGCCCACACTTCTTGGGCAGGTTTCTTGAAGCACTGCATTACTACTCGGCCATCTTTGATTCTTTGGACGCCACGTTCCCTAGTGACTCCGTGGCGCGTGCCAAGGTCGAGCAGTACGTGTTTGCGCCGGAGATTAGGAACATTGTGGCATGCGAGGGGGCTGAACGTTTGGAAAGGCATGAGAGACTGGAGAAATGGAGGAAGGTGATGGAAGGGAAAGGATTCAAAGGAGTGCCCTTAAGTGCAAATGCAGTGACTCAATCTAAGATACTCCTGGGATTGTACTCTTGTGATGGTTATAGACTTACAGAGGATAAGGGTTGCTTGCTTCTAGGGTGGCAGGATAGAGCTATCATCGCTGCTTCAGCATGGCGTTGCTAATGttttgtaggttttttttttattattattattttcttttctttttgctttcaCATGTGAAAGTTCTGAATCGTgttgtgttttgtgttttgtgtttCTATCTTGGGTACGTGCATgcataaagaaaagagaaaaatgaataGTAAACGTCAAGGGTATTAGTTTGATTTGTTATGTAAATTTGCCAGAtatggcttatatatatatatatatatatgccattgtgttgtgttgtttaatttgaaggtttttataatataggtggattattaatttgtt
This window harbors:
- the LOC120258584 gene encoding GRAS family protein RAM1-like; the encoded protein is MLNPLRGSIVGNLRNCETGSSKQEQVVSPTASVSESNVIITDHDQVNQNAPVSALQGLKFDLDIDVEVQSPDNSIWESLFADQIDAGADFMISSPRRDLMVCSPKRDYMISSPKRMGLSSNYVNTNYGYVHGLQAQTSLGYSTQPSGTPLSHVAGNSKGKSQSPLHRVFSGSSPQYVHGESLALPAMDVLLDDFNRDSYTEYRSSGISCSPESLDMSLLECLSIPSSRFSTSTSEASPVGLQMTPEGDFFHLNHFGTHSLLVQVAAAKSEQLEPTYHGLLGPIFSDHEQEQDSGLHLVNLLLACADAVAKDDYMSARRYLHHLNRIVSPIGDSMQRVASCFTDALAARLAATLTAASASSTRSPSTSPKTPPFPSHSLDVLKIYQILYQACPYIKFAHFTANQAIFEAFEAEERVHVIDLDIHQGYQWPAFLQALAARPGGAPFLRITGVGPSLDRVRETGRHLAELAHSLRVPFEFHAVGERLEDLQPHMLHRRVGEALAVNSVCRLHSVAGSSIGGLVGMLRDQAPSIVTLVEKEASHNGPHFLGRFLEALHYYSAIFDSLDATFPSDSVARAKVEQYVFAPEIRNIVACEGAERLERHERLEKWRKVMEGKGFKGVPLSANAVTQSKILLGLYSCDGYRLTEDKGCLLLGWQDRAIIAASAWRC